A single Brevundimonas sp. M20 DNA region contains:
- a CDS encoding 3-hydroxyacyl-ACP dehydratase FabZ family protein — protein MKPALSVPLDHPALPGHFPGNPLVPGVMILDLLADDWRELSPDRPLRGIRKAKFQRMLAPGEKLSVEWAEIRDDKVSFRAFVGDEILATGQFALA, from the coding sequence ACCGGCGCTGTCCGTCCCCCTCGACCACCCTGCCCTGCCGGGACACTTTCCGGGCAATCCGCTGGTGCCGGGCGTGATGATCCTCGATCTTCTGGCTGACGACTGGCGTGAACTGTCGCCGGACAGGCCCTTGCGCGGGATCCGGAAGGCCAAATTCCAGCGGATGCTGGCTCCCGGAGAAAAGCTGAGCGTGGAGTGGGCCGAAATTCGTGACGACAAGGTCAGTTTTCGTGCCTTTGTCGGGGACGAAATTCTCGCTACAGGTCAGTTTGCACTGGCATAA
- a CDS encoding dialkylrecorsinol condensing enzyme, which produces MLTMRKVLVVYYSQTGQLADIVDATIAPLRANADIEVTVSELKPNKPWPFPWPFFRFFNTFPETVYEDVEPAEAPGVDPDADYDLVILAYQVWFLSPSLPTIAFLKSEGARKLLAGKPVVTLIGCRNMWLMAQERMKTLISELGGRLVDNIVLTDSAHSAFTFVSTPMWMLTGKKGPFLNGLIPEAGVSKEDVAGCARFGRAIAAALPKRKREDSSPMLGGLGAVTVREGLIESEKTAKRSFMIWGKLLRATGTPSSALRQLVIVIYVLFLITLILTVVPLLAIIKALLKPFLKAHVARQRAYFAAPSGESMQLMESPS; this is translated from the coding sequence ATGCTCACGATGCGCAAGGTGCTGGTCGTCTATTATTCGCAGACGGGACAGTTGGCCGACATCGTCGATGCGACGATCGCGCCGCTGAGGGCGAACGCGGACATCGAGGTCACCGTCTCCGAGCTCAAGCCGAACAAGCCCTGGCCCTTCCCCTGGCCCTTCTTCCGCTTCTTCAACACCTTCCCAGAGACTGTCTATGAAGACGTCGAACCGGCGGAGGCGCCCGGCGTCGATCCGGACGCCGACTATGATCTGGTGATCCTGGCCTATCAGGTCTGGTTCCTGTCCCCGTCCCTGCCGACCATCGCTTTCCTGAAGTCCGAGGGCGCGCGCAAGCTGCTGGCCGGGAAGCCCGTCGTGACGCTGATCGGTTGCCGCAACATGTGGCTGATGGCGCAGGAGCGGATGAAGACACTGATCAGCGAACTGGGCGGGCGACTGGTCGACAACATCGTACTGACCGACAGCGCGCACAGCGCCTTCACCTTCGTCTCGACCCCGATGTGGATGCTGACCGGCAAGAAGGGCCCGTTCCTGAACGGGCTGATCCCCGAGGCCGGGGTATCGAAGGAAGATGTCGCCGGCTGCGCCCGCTTCGGCCGCGCCATCGCCGCCGCCCTGCCGAAGCGCAAGCGCGAGGACAGCAGCCCGATGCTGGGCGGTCTGGGCGCCGTCACGGTGCGTGAGGGCCTGATCGAATCCGAGAAGACCGCCAAGCGCAGCTTCATGATCTGGGGCAAGCTTCTGCGCGCCACCGGCACGCCGTCGTCGGCCCTGCGTCAGCTGGTCATCGTGATCTATGTGCTGTTCCTGATCACCCTGATCCTGACGGTCGTGCCGCTGCTGGCCATCATCAAGGCGCTGCTCAAGCCGTTCCTGAAAGCCCATGTCGCCCGGCAACGGGCCTATTTCGCCGCTCCCTCCGGGGAATCCATGCAACTGATGGAAAGCCCCTCTTGA
- a CDS encoding beta-ketoacyl-ACP synthase III yields MTRPVYITRTAAFLPNAPVGNDDMERILGQVGPRPSRARRTILRSNGIKSRHYAIDPETLKPTHTNAQLAAEAVRLLDTDLDAVECLACGTSNPDQIMPGHASMVQGELGLQDVQSVSTAGVCMSGMASLKYAWLSVAAGDTDAAVATGSETASAVMSAANFTPEIDARVDALEDNPEIAFEKDFLRWMLSDAAGALLLEPEARAGALNLRVDWIDLHSFSGEMDTCMYMGGVKNEDGSITGWAQFTAEERAAQSVLTVKQDVRLLNDNVLRYTLEKPLPGMAAKRGLKPSDVDFFLPHYSSEFFRDRLYQSMLNVDFDIPQERWFTNLTTRGNTGSASIYVMIDELLASGRLKPGHRLLCWVPESGRFSGSFMHLTVVQG; encoded by the coding sequence TTGACCCGCCCTGTCTACATTACGCGTACCGCCGCCTTCCTGCCGAACGCCCCGGTGGGCAATGACGACATGGAGCGGATTCTGGGGCAGGTCGGGCCGCGTCCGTCGCGCGCCCGCCGCACCATCCTGCGTTCGAACGGCATCAAGAGCCGCCACTATGCGATCGACCCCGAGACGCTGAAGCCGACCCACACCAACGCCCAGCTGGCGGCCGAGGCCGTGCGCCTGCTGGATACCGATCTGGACGCTGTCGAATGCCTGGCGTGCGGCACCTCCAACCCCGACCAGATCATGCCGGGTCACGCCTCCATGGTGCAGGGTGAACTGGGTTTGCAGGACGTTCAGTCGGTTTCGACCGCAGGCGTGTGCATGAGCGGCATGGCTTCGCTGAAGTACGCCTGGCTGTCGGTCGCCGCGGGCGACACCGACGCGGCGGTGGCGACGGGATCGGAAACCGCCTCGGCCGTGATGTCGGCGGCCAACTTCACGCCCGAGATCGACGCCCGGGTGGATGCGCTGGAAGATAACCCGGAGATCGCCTTCGAGAAGGATTTCCTGCGCTGGATGCTGTCGGACGCCGCGGGCGCCTTGCTGCTGGAGCCGGAGGCGCGAGCGGGCGCGCTGAACCTGCGCGTGGACTGGATCGACCTGCACTCCTTCTCGGGCGAGATGGACACCTGCATGTACATGGGCGGGGTCAAGAACGAGGACGGCAGCATCACCGGCTGGGCCCAGTTCACGGCCGAGGAACGGGCCGCCCAATCCGTTCTGACCGTCAAGCAGGACGTGCGCCTGCTGAACGACAACGTCCTGCGCTACACGCTGGAGAAGCCCCTGCCCGGCATGGCCGCAAAGCGCGGCCTGAAGCCCTCGGATGTGGATTTCTTCCTGCCCCACTATTCGTCGGAGTTCTTCCGGGACCGGCTGTACCAGTCGATGCTGAACGTCGATTTCGACATCCCGCAGGAGCGCTGGTTCACCAATCTGACGACGCGCGGCAACACCGGCTCGGCCTCGATCTATGTAATGATCGACGAACTGCTGGCCAGCGGCCGGCTGAAGCCGGGTCATCGCCTGCTGTGCTGGGTGCCGGAAAGCGGCCGGTTCTCCGGCAGCTTCATGCACCTGACCGTGGTGCAGGGCTGA